The Vibrio cyclitrophicus sequence AGCGATGGAAAAAGCTCACGGGCCAGAGAAAGGCAACAGCAAATACCTTTTCAAGTTATTCAAGAAAGGTCCTGCGAAGCAAGCGACCAAACTTGCCGGTTTACCTAAACCAGCAAAGTGCCTGTAAGAGACTAAGCTGTTTAAGGTAACCCTCGATACCAATACTGTAGTGCGTGAACTACAGTATTTTAAATTCGCCAGCACGTACCACTCTAAGATCTGCTTCTGTAACATCATGTTTGACAACCTGATCTACTTGAGCGCTAGACGGCCCTAATTGTAACCAAGCGTATAACTTCTCTATCTGATCCAAATCCCCAACGGCTAATACTTCGACACGACCATCACTTAAATTTTTTGCATAGCCCGAAATCGACAATGTTTGCGCTTGCCTGCTTGTGTGATAACGAAAACCAACACATTGAACTCGGCCTGATACGACAAATATACATTGTGAATTTTTCATAACGTTGCCTCATAAATTATATGAATGATATAGTTGCAACTCTATTCATTCACCGTTTAACGGTGGCATTACTTCGAGTATAACGATTATGAAAGAAATCCCATTTCGTTGGATTGACAAATATCTCATTCACCTAAAAATCCAAGAAAAGTTCTATCTACTCTTCTTATTGCCTCTTCTCGCTCTGGTTATATTAACTCTCGTTTTAGATAGCGCCGCGGACTCTTTACTTGCTCACCTTTATCAAGAAGAAATGCTCTTGATGAAAGGGCTTATCGAAGCAGGCCAACTCACTAAAGATCAAGTCGCTCAGCTTGTTAGTCACTCTGAAAGCATTTCCCTAGGCTATGGCACGGGAGCCGTTTCAGTGATGAACGGCGCGTTCAGTTTAGTCGCAAACCATGATCAAAACCTATGGTCGGCTTTATCTACAACGCAAGTATCTATCATTGCGGTTACTCTGACCTTAATTGCGCTTGGCGTTTATTACATCATGACTTTCATTGGCGGAGCGATGTTCTCTATGAACAAAGCTTTGAACACCCTAGCGAATGGCGACTTAACTTGCCGCATGAACTACTTCTTAGTTCGTGACGAGTTCAGTGAAATCGCGATTACAATCGATAAGGTCGCTGAACGTGAACAAAACATGGTTCTATCAATCCAAGAGTCTGTCGCTCTCATGCAGCAAATCAGCTCAGACTTGAACCAGTCAACACAACAAAGTTCAGACATCTCAGGTAACCAACAAGAACACCTGAATAGTTTGGCAAGCGCGACGGAACAAATGGCGGCTACAATTCGTGAAGTCGCTACCCTTGCTCATGAGTCTAGCTCACAAACGATGGACGCTCGCGGCGTTGCCCAGAGTGGTCAAGTAAAGGTTTCAAACACATTGGAGTCTATCTCTAACCTATCTCAAGAGATCCAATCCGCTTCACAAGCAGTAGAAGAGCTTGATGCCAACGCGGCGCAGATCGATGAGGTGGTCGCAACTATCAATGGCATTTCAGAGCAGACTAACCTATTGGCACTGAATGCTGCCATAGAGGCTGCTCGTGCAGGCGAGCAAGGTCGTGGATTCGCTGTTGTTGCCGATGAAGTTCGTGCCCTTGCAGGTCGTACTCAACAAGCAACAGTTGAAATCCAAAGTATGATTGAGTCATTACAACGTAACAGCCAATCACTGACCAAACTGATGGAAGTCACGGTGAACAATGCTAATGAAGGTCAAACACTGATGTCAGAAGTGAACGTTGAGATCGGTTCATTAGCTGAAAAGAACCAGTCTATTTCAGATAGCAGCACTCAAATTGCTACCGCGGCTGAAGAGCAAGGCGTAGTAGCTGACAACATTGCACAAAGTGTTGAAGAGATTCGTCATCAGTCAGACAGCATCTGCGAGATGATCAGTAAGAGTAATTCCAATGTTGACCAACTTCGTAAACAAAGCGATACGATGGAAGGTTTGCTGACCGGTCTTAAAGCTTAATACTGATATCCAACCAATATGTGTTGTTAATCATTACTAGGGCTGCTTCTGCAGCCCTTTCTTATTTGCTTTTCACCTGTACTTCCCCGACAATACCCCTCCTTCAAATTCAACAAACAGAGTAAATTATGACTCCTTCAATTCATCTAGCTAAAGGCCGAGATAAATCACTACGCCGCAAACACCCTTGGGTATTTTCACGCGGTATCGATAAGGTCGAAGGCGAACCAAAACAAGGTGAAACTGTAGACGTATATGCTCAAAATGGTCAGTGGCTCGCAAAAGCAGCTTACTCACCAGAATCTCAAATTCGAGCTCGTGTTTGGACATTTGAAAAAGAAGAAATCAACAAGGCGTTCTTCGTAAAACGAATTCAAGACGCACAGTCTTTACGTGAAGACATCATTGAGCGTGATGGTCTAACGGGCTACCGCCTAACGGCCGCAGAGTCTGATGGCTTGCCAGGTATCACAATCGACAAATACCAAGACTTCCTTGTTTGCCAACTGCTAAGTGCTGGCGCTGAGTTTAACAAAAGTGTATTAATTGAAGCGTTAATCGAGTGCTTCCCTGATTGCAACATCTACGAGCGTTCAGACGTGGCAGTTCGTAAGAAAGAAGGCTTAGAACAAGTTGTCGGTGTTCTTCACGGTGAAGAACCACCTAAATCAGTGGTCATT is a genomic window containing:
- the yccX gene encoding acylphosphatase — encoded protein: MKNSQCIFVVSGRVQCVGFRYHTSRQAQTLSISGYAKNLSDGRVEVLAVGDLDQIEKLYAWLQLGPSSAQVDQVVKHDVTEADLRVVRAGEFKIL
- a CDS encoding methyl-accepting chemotaxis protein; the encoded protein is MKEIPFRWIDKYLIHLKIQEKFYLLFLLPLLALVILTLVLDSAADSLLAHLYQEEMLLMKGLIEAGQLTKDQVAQLVSHSESISLGYGTGAVSVMNGAFSLVANHDQNLWSALSTTQVSIIAVTLTLIALGVYYIMTFIGGAMFSMNKALNTLANGDLTCRMNYFLVRDEFSEIAITIDKVAEREQNMVLSIQESVALMQQISSDLNQSTQQSSDISGNQQEHLNSLASATEQMAATIREVATLAHESSSQTMDARGVAQSGQVKVSNTLESISNLSQEIQSASQAVEELDANAAQIDEVVATINGISEQTNLLALNAAIEAARAGEQGRGFAVVADEVRALAGRTQQATVEIQSMIESLQRNSQSLTKLMEVTVNNANEGQTLMSEVNVEIGSLAEKNQSISDSSTQIATAAEEQGVVADNIAQSVEEIRHQSDSICEMISKSNSNVDQLRKQSDTMEGLLTGLKA